A single genomic interval of Hippea jasoniae harbors:
- a CDS encoding RNA recognition motif domain-containing protein, which translates to MVKTLYVGNLPYATTEEELKELFSEYGEVSSSKIITDRETGRSRGFGFVEMDSESAQKAIESLNGVNFGGRNLKVNEAKERKPRRF; encoded by the coding sequence ATGGTTAAGACGCTTTATGTTGGGAACCTGCCGTATGCTACGACAGAGGAAGAGCTCAAAGAGCTTTTCAGCGAGTATGGAGAGGTTAGTTCAAGCAAAATCATTACTGACAGGGAGACTGGCAGGTCGAGAGGTTTTGGTTTCGTTGAGATGGATTCTGAATCCGCTCAGAAAGCCATTGAATCTCTAAACGGTGTCAATTTTGGTGGCAGGAATCTAAAGGTTAACGAAGCAAAAGAAAGAAAACCCCGCAGA
- a CDS encoding MqnA/MqnD/SBP family protein, translated as MDKKMLTLGHSPDPDDAFMFYGLNIENGVDTNGFEFEQILKDIETLNRMAMDEKLDITAISLAAYPALADKYAILSSGASMGSNYGPLVVAKKPFSLDELKSKLIAIPGRFTSAYLELRLLLGKDIATKEIEFDKIFDAVENGEVDAGLIIHEGQLTYSNYDMFKIIDLGEWWHQKTGGLPLPLGVNAIHRRLGEEMKKISEILKNSILFSLSHREEAVEYALNFARGIDKTLADKFVGMYVNELTVDMGQKGLEACRLLLKEAYDKGLIDRLPEIDLV; from the coding sequence ATGGATAAAAAGATGTTGACTTTGGGTCATAGCCCGGATCCTGATGATGCGTTTATGTTTTACGGTTTGAATATAGAAAACGGCGTAGACACGAACGGTTTTGAGTTTGAACAGATTTTAAAAGATATAGAAACATTAAACAGAATGGCAATGGATGAGAAGCTTGATATAACCGCCATTTCTCTTGCAGCCTATCCTGCTTTGGCTGATAAGTATGCTATCCTTTCAAGCGGCGCAAGTATGGGTTCAAATTATGGTCCCCTTGTTGTGGCAAAAAAACCATTTTCGCTTGATGAGCTAAAAAGTAAGCTTATTGCAATACCGGGTAGATTTACAAGCGCCTACCTTGAATTGAGATTGCTGCTTGGTAAGGATATTGCAACTAAAGAGATTGAGTTTGATAAAATTTTTGATGCTGTAGAAAATGGAGAGGTTGATGCAGGTTTGATTATTCATGAAGGGCAATTGACATATTCAAATTACGATATGTTTAAGATTATCGATCTTGGAGAGTGGTGGCATCAAAAAACAGGCGGTTTACCTCTGCCGCTTGGTGTTAATGCGATACATAGAAGACTGGGCGAGGAGATGAAAAAGATATCCGAAATTTTAAAAAACAGCATTCTCTTTTCTTTAAGCCATAGAGAAGAAGCGGTTGAGTATGCTTTGAATTTTGCAAGGGGAATAGATAAGACCCTTGCCGATAAGTTTGTTGGTATGTATGTAAATGAATTAACCGTTGATATGGGGCAAAAGGGGCTTGAGGCTTGTAGGTTGCTTTTAAAAGAGGCTTATGATAAAGGTTTAATCGATCGCTTACCAGAAATTGACCTTGTATGA
- a CDS encoding BaiN/RdsA family NAD(P)/FAD-dependent oxidoreductase → MYDVAIVGGGASGLFCALNLKKGLNVVVFDKKSGAKKLALTGKNRCNITSTRELEDFLLSYRNGKFLRDAFGVFFKEQLIEWLKKHGISVEIEKEKVRLGNISSEEFAKLLLKLTKKQCCFHPFEPVVDIEKRDDFYILKTTKGIYRSKSVVIATGGASYPSTGSDGNGFKLAQKLSHRIEELEAAEVAFCAEGVRRFQGLSFDNILAVLKIGSKTIKRRGDLIFTHFGVSGPVIFELSAESFRNGILVLNFIDMQRDDFVRKLRSFRGKLKNFLAEFTPKRFASYAPSGNKLCRELGKSELNKVWNYVSAFELNIKKCPIEMAFVTRGGVSVKEINPKTFESKLHKNLFFCGEVVDIDGPIGGFNLQYAFSSGYLVAKTLNERL, encoded by the coding sequence TTGTATGATGTAGCGATAGTAGGAGGAGGCGCAAGTGGCCTCTTCTGTGCTCTAAACCTCAAAAAAGGATTAAATGTTGTAGTATTTGATAAAAAAAGCGGTGCTAAAAAGCTTGCCCTGACAGGAAAGAATCGCTGCAACATAACATCTACACGTGAGCTTGAAGATTTCTTGCTATCTTACAGAAACGGTAAATTTTTAAGGGACGCCTTTGGTGTTTTTTTCAAAGAACAGTTGATAGAATGGCTTAAAAAGCACGGTATATCTGTTGAGATTGAAAAAGAAAAGGTCAGGCTTGGTAATATCAGCTCAGAAGAATTTGCCAAGCTTTTACTTAAGCTCACAAAGAAACAGTGCTGTTTCCATCCATTCGAGCCTGTTGTCGATATTGAAAAAAGAGATGATTTCTATATTTTAAAGACTACGAAAGGTATCTATAGATCAAAAAGTGTGGTTATTGCAACAGGTGGTGCATCGTATCCTTCTACAGGCTCAGATGGGAATGGTTTTAAGCTTGCACAAAAGCTTTCTCATAGAATTGAAGAATTGGAGGCTGCTGAGGTTGCCTTTTGTGCTGAAGGGGTGAGAAGATTTCAGGGTTTGTCGTTTGATAATATTTTGGCTGTTTTAAAAATCGGCTCAAAAACCATAAAAAGAAGAGGTGATTTAATATTTACGCATTTTGGTGTTAGTGGTCCGGTGATATTTGAGCTATCAGCTGAAAGTTTCAGAAACGGCATATTGGTCTTGAATTTTATCGATATGCAGAGAGATGATTTTGTCAGAAAACTTAGAAGCTTTAGGGGAAAACTAAAAAATTTTTTGGCTGAGTTTACACCAAAAAGATTTGCATCTTATGCGCCTTCTGGCAATAAGCTTTGTAGGGAGCTTGGCAAAAGCGAGTTAAACAAAGTCTGGAATTATGTTTCAGCCTTTGAGCTAAACATAAAGAAATGCCCAATAGAGATGGCTTTTGTAACAAGGGGTGGCGTGAGTGTTAAAGAAATTAACCCTAAAACATTTGAGTCAAAACTGCATAAAAACCTCTTTTTTTGCGGAGAGGTGGTTGATATAGATGGTCCTATCGGTGGATTTAATCTGCAGTATGCTTTCTCAAGCGGTTATCTTGTTGCAAAAACTTTAAACGAGAGGTTATAG
- a CDS encoding O-antigen ligase family protein has product MEKINKAGIFLVVLSTYILALTIPISIAGDSIGVGVGAIGLLLILISKDFKNFPSLKPIILIFTAPILTMLSQFSLSFLSWSCINHHVLPYFTSYKAIKEKRIFKNILYLLAISFSAISFIIIFEAFSHQNIKHLNLSNLTFYLNPYQSWGFYSNSLITAAILLPFIFLFLGLSINKKYIFIIPSILTILALIFTMKRSAYLGLGSGIIFLVIANIKNRKIFISSLVIAILTTILVFSLPSLKNNLVSGFNIKKNIDAQVRFMLWESYLITFKNYNLKEKLFGKGKQTRIYIKKNFPEAYYRITGQKKPFESIKQYYVSGISHNIYLRYLDETGIVGLLFFLFFWIYLLWINISNAKNHPLREILMSFSAGYIAFLVMGFFENNFVDAATNMALMFIIGLNMFLIEHRKPL; this is encoded by the coding sequence TGGCACTAACAATTCCTATCTCTATTGCAGGAGATAGTATTGGTGTGGGTGTTGGTGCAATAGGATTATTATTAATCTTAATAAGCAAGGACTTTAAAAACTTCCCTTCTTTAAAACCTATAATACTTATATTTACCGCTCCTATTTTAACAATGTTGTCTCAATTTAGCTTGAGTTTTCTATCGTGGAGTTGCATAAACCACCATGTATTGCCGTATTTTACCTCATACAAAGCAATAAAAGAAAAAAGAATCTTTAAAAATATCTTATATCTACTTGCAATATCTTTTTCTGCAATCAGTTTTATAATCATATTTGAAGCGTTCTCTCACCAAAACATAAAACACCTTAACCTAAGCAACTTAACCTTTTATCTCAATCCTTATCAATCATGGGGATTTTATTCAAATTCCCTAATCACAGCTGCTATATTATTACCTTTTATTTTTCTTTTTTTGGGTTTGTCGATAAACAAAAAATATATCTTCATTATTCCATCCATATTAACAATACTTGCATTAATTTTTACGATGAAGCGCTCGGCATATTTAGGTCTTGGTAGTGGAATAATATTTCTTGTCATTGCAAACATAAAAAACAGGAAGATATTTATATCATCTCTTGTAATAGCAATATTAACTACAATTTTAGTGTTTTCCCTGCCTTCATTAAAAAATAACTTGGTTTCAGGATTTAATATTAAAAAAAACATTGATGCCCAAGTAAGATTTATGTTATGGGAAAGCTATTTAATCACTTTTAAAAATTACAATCTCAAAGAAAAGCTTTTTGGTAAAGGCAAACAAACAAGGATATACATTAAGAAAAATTTTCCCGAAGCATATTACAGGATAACAGGCCAAAAAAAACCTTTCGAAAGCATCAAACAATATTACGTTAGTGGTATTTCTCATAATATCTATCTTCGCTACCTTGATGAAACAGGCATTGTAGGCTTGCTATTCTTTTTGTTTTTCTGGATTTATCTTTTATGGATCAATATTTCAAATGCTAAAAACCATCCCTTGAGAGAGATACTTATGAGTTTTTCGGCTGGATATATTGCTTTTCTTGTTATGGGTTTTTTTGAAAACAACTTCGTTGATGCAGCTACTAACATGGCCTTGATGTTTATCATTGGGCTTAATATGTTTCTTATAGAGCACAGAAAACCTCTATAA